A genomic window from Megalobrama amblycephala isolate DHTTF-2021 linkage group LG2, ASM1881202v1, whole genome shotgun sequence includes:
- the LOC125263284 gene encoding uncharacterized protein LOC125263284, with protein sequence MMRHQNNHLLKKEKTADKESVPPAPKPPSIPKRTKKKGPVVQPQVLQSRAVNSLSNSFVNQQQSDMEDQQQTWCESLPSFQAPVRVSQPDHHGDGWSIDPPNTQDHTFSVMRPSGDHLGRTQTTVGISQADHHGAGWSVHPPNTQEHTFSVLRPSGDCDHQGRTQTTLGISQPDHHGAGYGVDPLNTQEHTFSVLRPSGGHQGREQTVERAILETLEKMDMKINHLTSLVQSLVGNRRFLPPVAEQNEEEDGIFPLASTEDLDRLEQSLSDRGFMQRMVNRLSISGGPNMKKTVWRICSKVFSTNVARQLNWCGRGDKRGIRRTNVGSLLTASAMRNPVLPSPTEAETEKYIKDFLRLAPGRV encoded by the exons ATGATGAGGCACCAGAACAACCAcctcttaaaaaaagaaaaaactgcaGACAAAGAAAGTGTTCCACCAGCACCAAAACCTCCATCAATTCCAAAACGCACAAAGAAAAAAG GTCCTGTTGTGCAACCTCAGGTTTTGCAGAGCAGAGCTGTAAACTCTTTAAGCAACT CATTTGTTAATCAGCAACAAAGTGATATGGAAGACCAACAGCAGACCTGGTGTGAGAGTCTCCCCAGCTTTCAAG CTCCAGTGCGTGTTTCTCAGCCAGACCATCACGGAGACGGTTGGAGTATTGATCCACCTAACACACAAG ACCACACCTTTTCTGTCATGAGACCCTCAGGGGACCACCTTGGAAGAACGCAGA CGACTGTGGGCATCTCTCAGGCAGACCATCACGGAGCCGGCTGGAGTGTTCATCCACCTAACACACAAG AGCACACCTTTTCTGTCCTGAGACCCTCAGGTGATTGTGACCACCAAGGAAGAACACaga CGACACTGGGCATCTCTCAGCCAGACCATCACGGAGCCGGCTATGGTGTTGATCCACTTAACACACAAG AGCACACCTTTTCTGTCCTGAGACCCTCAGGTGGCCACCAAGGAAGAGAACAGA CTGTAGAAAGGGCCATTCTAGAAACACTAGAGAAAATGGACATGAAGATAAACCACCTGACTTCACTGGTCCAGTCTCTAGTGGGAAACAGGCGCTTTTTACCCCCAGTGGCAGAGCAAAATGAGGAGGAAGATGGCATCTTTCCTCTTGCATCCACTGAGGATCTAGACCGGCTGGAGCAAAGTCTGTCAGACAGAGGTTTTATGCAGAGAATG GTGAACAGATTATCCATCAGCGGCGGGCCAAATATGAAGAAGACCGTCTGGAGAATCTGCTCCAAGGTGTTCAGCACCAACGTCGCCCGCCAACTTAACTGGTGTGGAAGAGGAGACAAGCGGGGGATAAGGAGGACAAACGTCGGGTCACTGTTAACCG